One part of the Arabidopsis thaliana chromosome 1 sequence genome encodes these proteins:
- a CDS encoding DHHA1 domain protein (unknown protein; INVOLVED IN: biological_process unknown; LOCATED IN: endomembrane system; EXPRESSED IN: 8 plant structures; EXPRESSED DURING: 4 anthesis, F mature embryo stage, petal differentiation and expansion stage, E expanded cotyledon stage, D bilateral stage; BEST Arabidopsis thaliana protein match is: unknown protein (TAIR:AT5G09580.1); Has 201 Blast hits to 201 proteins in 75 species: Archae - 6; Bacteria - 102; Metazoa - 2; Fungi - 0; Plants - 47; Viruses - 7; Other Eukaryotes - 37 (source: NCBI BLink).), producing the protein MNLGVKKMAVLYHYPCHDGVFAALAAHLYFSAKSIPSLFFPNTVYSPITINQLPLQDISHLYLFDFTGPPGFVHQVSPKVDNVVILDHHKTAIDSLGDVSLTCKNVTSVLDIERSGATIAFDYFTQKLVEESRGSCKEMNDFKRMRRVFEYIEDADIWKWELPESKAFNSGILDLKIEYDFNKNQSLFDQLLSLDHESVINRGKQSLSKKHKLIHEVLEQSYEIVLGGDEEFGRCLAVNADEITELRSELGNQLAEKSKNLSLRGVGAVVYRVPELGDENKLKISLRSVAEEDTTPVSQRFGGGGHKNASSFLLNSMEFEQWKVK; encoded by the coding sequence ATGAATCTTGGAGTGAAGAAGATGGCTGTGCTTTACCATTATCCTTGCCATGACGGTGTTTTCGCAGCTTTAGCTGCTCATCTCTACTTCTCAGCAAAGTCAATCCCTTCACTGTTCTTCCCCAACACAGTCTACTCTCCAATCACAATCAACCAACTTCCACTTCAAGACATCAGTCATCTCTATCTTTTTGATTTCACTGGACCTCCAGGTTTCGTTCACCAAGTCTCTCCTAAAGTCGACAATGTCGTGATCCTCGATCACCATAAAACCGCTATTGATAGCTTAGGTGATGTCTCTTTGACTTGCAAGAACGTTACTAGTGTTTTGGATATAGAGAGAAGTGGTGCGACTATTGCGTTTGACTATTTTACTCAGAAGTTGGTTGAAGAAAGTAGAGGAAGTTGCAAAGAGATGAATGATTTCAAGAGAATGAGACGTGTTTTCGAGTATATTGAAGACGCGGATATATGGAAGTGGGAGTTACCAGAGAGCAAAGCTTTCAACAGTGGAATATTGGACTTAAAGATTGAATACGACTTCAATAAGAACCAATCTTTGTTTGATCAGCTACTCTCATTGGATCATGAAAGTGTGATCAACAGAGGAAAACAGAGTTTGTCCAAGAAACATAAACTGATTCACGAGGTGTTGGAACAGTCATATGAGATTGTTCTTGGAGGTGATGAGGAGTTTGGACGGTGTTTAGCTGTAAATGCTGATGAGATTACAGAGCTTAGAAGCGAGTTAGGGAATCAATTGGCTGAGAAGAGTAAGAATCTGAGTTTACGAGGTGTTGGAGCTGTTGTTTACAGAGTTCCTGAGCTTGGAGATGAGAATAAACTGAAAATAAGTTTGAGGAGTGTTGCAGAAGAAGACACAACACCGGTTTCACAGCGATTCGGAGGTGGTGGTCATAAAAACGCAAGCTCCTTCTTGTTAAACTCCATGGAGTTCGAGCAATGGAAGGTGAAATAG
- a CDS encoding Disease resistance protein (CC-NBS-LRR class) family (Disease resistance protein (CC-NBS-LRR class) family; FUNCTIONS IN: ATP binding; INVOLVED IN: apoptosis, defense response; EXPRESSED IN: 19 plant structures; EXPRESSED DURING: 9 growth stages; CONTAINS InterPro DOMAIN/s: NB-ARC (InterPro:IPR002182), Disease resistance protein (InterPro:IPR000767); BEST Arabidopsis thaliana protein match is: Disease resistance protein (CC-NBS-LRR class) family (TAIR:AT5G35450.1); Has 15992 Blast hits to 14913 proteins in 520 species: Archae - 9; Bacteria - 880; Metazoa - 731; Fungi - 25; Plants - 14197; Viruses - 0; Other Eukaryotes - 150 (source: NCBI BLink).), which produces MAEAVVSFGVEKLWELLSRESARLNGIDEQVDGLKRQLGRLQSLLKDADAKKNETERVRNFLEDVKDIVYDADDIIESFLLNELRGKEKGIKKQVRTLACFLVDRRKFASDIEGITKRISEVIVGMQSLGIQHIADGGGRSLSLQERQREIRQTFSRNSESDLVGLDQSVEELVDHLVENDSVQVVSVSGMGGIGKTTLARQVFHHDIVRRHFDGFSWVCVSQQFTRKDVWQRILQDLRPYDEGIIQMDEYTLQGELFELLESGRYLLVLDDVWKEEDWDRIKAVFPHKRGWKMLLTSRNEGLGLHADPTCFAFRPRILTPEQSWKLFERIVSSRRDKTEFKVDEAMGKEMVTYCGGLPLAVKVLGGLLAKKHTVLEWKRVHSNIVTHIVGKSGLSDDNSNSVYRVLSLSYEDLPMQLKHCFFYLAHFPEDYKIDVKILFNYWVAEGIITPFHDGSTIQDTGESYLEELVRRNMVVVEESYLTSRIEYCQMHDMMREVCLSKAKEENFIRVVKVPTTTSTTINAQSPCRSRRLVLHSGNALHMLGHKDNKKARSVLIFGVEEKFWKPRGFQCLPLLRVLDLSYVQFEGGKLPSSIGDLIHLRFLSLYEAGVSHLPSSLGNLKLLLCLNLGVADRLLVHVPNVLKEMQELRYLRLPRSMPAKTKLELGDLVNLESLTNFSTKHGSVTDLLRMTKLSVLNVIFSGECTFETLLLSLRELRNLETLSFHDFQKVSVANHGGELLVLDFIHLKDLTLSMHLPRFPDQYRFPPHLAHIWLIGCRMEEDPMPILEKLLHLKSVYLSSGAFLGRRMVCSKGGFPQLLALKMSYKKELVEWRVEEGSMPCLRTLTIDNCKKLKQLPDGLKYVTCLKELKIERMKREWTERLVIGGEDYYKVQHIPSVQFINCDH; this is translated from the exons ATGGCTGAGGCAGTTGTATCATTTGGAGTTGAGAAGCTCTGGGAGCTTCTGAGTCGAGAATCTGCGCGATTGAATGGTATAGATGAGCAAGTTGATGGACTAAAGCGTCAGCTGGGAAGGTTACAGTCGTTGTTAAAGGATGCAGATGCTAAGAAGAATGAAACAGAAAGGGTGAGAAACTTCTTGGAAGATGTCAAGGACATTGTTTATGATGCTGATGATATAATTGAATCGTTTCTTCTGAATGAACttagaggaaaagaaaaaggtatcAAGAAGCAGGTGAGAACACTTGCTTGCTTTTTAGTAGATCGTCGGAAATTTGCTTCTGATATCGAAGGTATAACTAAGAGGATCTCTGAGGTGATTGTGGGAATGCAGAGTTTAGGGATACAACATATTGCTGATGGTGGTGGACGTTCACTGTCTCTTCAAGAAAGACAAAGGGAGATCCGACAAACATTTTCTAGAAACTCTGAGAGTGATCTTGTGGGGTTGGATCAGAGTGTTGAAGAACTGGTTGATCATTTGGTGGAGAATGATAGCGTTCAAGTGGTTTCTGTTTCTGGTATGGGGGGTATTGGTAAAACGACACTCGCGAGACAAGTTTTTCATCATGACATTGTCCGACGCCATTTTGATGGATTCTCATGGGTCTGTGTTTCGCAACAGTTTACGCGAAAAGATGTTTGGCAGAGGATCTTGCAAGATCTTAGACCATATGATGAGGGCATTATACAGATGGACGAATATACACTCCAAGGTGAACTCTTTGAGTTGTTGGAAAGCGGTAGATATCTGCTTGTCCTTGATGATgtatggaaagaagaagactgggACCGAATAAAAGCGGTGTTTCCACATAAAAGAG GTTGGAAAATGTTACTTACTTCTCGCAATGAAGGTCTTGGTTTACATGCGGATCCAACATGTTTTGCCTTTAGACCAAGAATCCTTACTCCCGAACAAAGTTGGAAGCTATTTGAGAGGATAGTAAGCTCTAGGAGAGACAAAACTG AATTCAAGGTTGATGAAGCCATGGGAAAGGAGATGGTCACATATTGTGGAGGACTACCGTTAGCCGTTAAAGTGCTGGGAGGGTTGTTAGCTAAGAAACATACAGTTCTAGAGTGGAAAAGAGTACATAGCAATATTGTAACTCATATAGTAGGAAAATCTGGTTTAAGTGACGACAATTCCAACTCGGTTTACCGAGTATTGTCTCTGAGTTATGAAGATTTGCCTATGCAGTTAAAGCATTGCTTCTTTTACTTGGCCCATTTTCCTGAAGATTACAAGATAGATGTGAAGATATTGTTCAATTATTGGGTTGCAGAAGGAATAATAACGCCGTTTCATGATGGATCAACCATTCAAGATACTGGAGAAAGCTATCTAGAAGAGCTAGTGAGGAGAAATatggttgttgttgaagaaagcTATTTGACTTCGAGAATAGAGTATTGTCAAATGCATGACATGATGAGAGAAGTATGTTTATCTAAAGCCAAAGAAGAGAACTTTATTCGAGTTGTCAAAGTCCCTACAACTACAAGTACTACCATCAATGCACAATCTCCTTGTAGATCTCGCAGACTTGTTCTACATAGTGGTAATGCACTTCATATGCTGGGAcataaagataataaaaaagcCAGATCTGTATTGATATTTGGAGTCGAGGAAAAGTTTTGGAAGCCTCGAGGTTTCCAATGTTTGCCTTTGCTTAGAGTGTTAGATCTTTCTTACGTACAGTTTGAAGGAGGGAAGTTACCATCCAGCATTGGAGATCTCATTCACTTGAGATTCTTGAGCTTATACGAGGCTGGAGTATCTCATCTACCTTCTTCTCTGGGGAATCTAAAGCTTCTGCTCTGTTTGAACTTAGGTGTTGCTGATCGGTTACTAGTTCATGTGCCAAATGTTTTGAAAGAGATGCAAGAACTGAGGTACCTTCGCTTACCTCGTTCAATGCCTGCTAAAACCAAGTTGGAATTAGGTGATCTAGTGAACTTAGAGTCGTTGACGAATTTCTCAACGAAACACGGTAGTGTGACGGACCTCCTCCGTATGACTAAGCTCTCGGTTCTCAACGTGATTTTCAGTGGCGAGTGTACTTTCGAAACTCTATTGTTATCTCTTCGTGAGTTGAGAAATCTCGAGACGCTTAGTTTTCATGATTTCCAAAAAGTCAGCGTGGCAAATCATGGGGGAGAGCTCCTCGTTCTTGATTTTATTCATCTAAAGGATTTAACATTGTCAATGCATCTGCCAAGGTTTCCGGATCAATACCGATTCCCTCCTCACCTTGCCCACATATGGCTAATCGGATGCCGCATGGAGGAAGATCCAATGCCGATTCTAGAGAAGTTGCTTCATTTGAAATCGGTTTATCTTTCATCCGGTGCATTCTTGGGAAGGAGAATGGTGTGCTCGAAAGGCGGATTTCCTCAACTACTTGCTCTAAAAATGTCGTATAAAAAAGAGTTGGTAGAGTGGAGAGTAGAAGAAGGGTCGATGCCATGTCTTCGTACTCTGACTATAGACAATTGCAAGAAGTTGAAGCAACTTCCGGATGGGCTCAAATACGTAACATGCTTAAAGGAACTGAAGATAGAAAGAATGAAAAGGGAGTGGACTGAGAGACTGGTAATAGGTGGAGAAGATTACTACAAAGTCCAACACATTCCCAGTGTTCAATTTATCAACTGTGACCACTAG
- a CDS encoding F-box/associated interaction domain protein yields the protein MNQSLLRRGYWFWFKYEPNLFWYYSIPTKHANIILVYLLIEMFSRVPAKSIARFRCVSESIHRRPDVTEQSLTKSMSRPRLLFALEVNKDLLFFSSPQPQNPYDNSSLVATPYKRFPKYLPTRICTTLGGLVFLQKWLRKKTRVICNPVSGDYITLPKVKATGVGESYFGFDPITKQFKVLCMTWSRYGTPNTHQVLTLETGKRLWRTIQDPILPHYRSFDRICINGVLYYGADFEESQSSKIVCFDFRFEKFSFINIADEGMFRGSYKWTLFNYKGKLGAHQYSRNGELVLWVLEDAENHKWSKSICILPPIVHNSRIVGVTGTGEIVFSPYACYMPSPFYIFFYNIQTKTCTRVHVKGFEEFKHNFTLLHTFLDFVEDTKFM from the exons ATGAATCAAAGCCTTTTAAGGAGGGgttattggttttggtttaaatatGAACCGAATCTGTTTTGGTATTATTCAATACCAACGAAACACGCAA ACATAATCCTAGTATATCTTCTTATTGAAATGTTTTCTAGAGTCCCGGCAAAGTCTATAGCTAGGTTTCGTTGCGTATCGGAATCCATTCATCGTCGTCCTGATGTCACAGAGCAGTCCCTGACTAAGTCTATGTCTCGTCCACGGCTCTTGTTTGCCTTGGAAGTTAATAAagatttattgtttttctcttcaccTCAACCTCAAAATCCATATGATAACTCTTCTCTTGTAGCCACCCCATATAAGCGTTTTCCGAAATATTTGCCAACCAGAATCTGTACAACGCTCGGTGGATTGGTCTTCCTTCAGAAATggctaagaaaaaaaacgcgGGTGATTTGTAACCCTGTCAGTGGAGATTATATAACCTTACCCAAAGTGAAAGCCACTGGTGTTGGAGAAAGCTATTTTGGCTTTGATCCGATCACCAAACAGTTCAAAGTGTTGTGTATGACGTGGTCACGTTATGGAACACCCAATACTCACCAGGTTTTGACATTGGAGACTGGAAAACGTTTATGGAGGACGATCCAAGATCCAATACTTCCCCATTATCGTAGTTTTGATAGAATATGCATAAATGGTGTTTTGTACTACGGAGCTGATTTTGAAGAATCTCAATCTTCTAAGATAGTTTGCTTCGACTTTAGGTTTGAGAAATTCAGCTTTATTAACATAGCTGATGAAGGCATGTTCCGTGGGAGTTATAAATGGACTTTGTTCAACTACAAAGGTAAATTAGGTGCACATCAATATTCAAGAAACGGCGAACTTGTATTGTGGGTTCTTGAAGATGCTGAAAACCATAAATGGTCCAAAAGTATATGCATATTGCCACCTATAGTCCACAACAGCAGGATTGTTGGAGTGACGGGTACGGGAGAGATTGTGTTTTCACCTTACGCGTGCTATATGCCCAGCcctttctatattttcttctacaaTATCCAGACGAAGACTTGTACAAGAGTGCATGTTAAGGGATTTGAAGAGTTTAAGCATAATTTCACTCTCCTTCACACTTTTCTAGACTTTGTTGAGGATACGAAGTTTATGTAA
- a CDS encoding F-box/associated interaction domain protein (F-box associated ubiquitination effector family protein; CONTAINS InterPro DOMAIN/s: F-box associated domain, type 3 (InterPro:IPR013187), F-box associated interaction domain (InterPro:IPR017451); BEST Arabidopsis thaliana protein match is: F-box and associated interaction domains-containing protein (TAIR:AT1G53370.1); Has 907 Blast hits to 853 proteins in 15 species: Archae - 0; Bacteria - 0; Metazoa - 0; Fungi - 0; Plants - 907; Viruses - 0; Other Eukaryotes - 0 (source: NCBI BLink).), producing MFSRVPAKSIARFRCVSESIHRRPDVTEQSLTKSMSRPRLLFALEVNKDLLFFSSPQPQNPYDNSSLVATPYKRFPKYLPTRICTTLGGLVFLQKWLRKKTRVICNPVSGDYITLPKVKATGVGESYFGFDPITKQFKVLCMTWSRYGTPNTHQVLTLETGKRLWRTIQDPILPHYRSFDRICINGVLYYGADFEESQSSKIVCFDFRFEKFSFINIADEGMFRGSYKWTLFNYKGKLGAHQYSRNGELVLWVLEDAENHKWSKSICILPPIVHNSRIVGVTGTGEIVFSPYACYMPSPFYIFFYNIQTKTCTRVHVKGFEEFKHNFTLLHTFLDFVEDTKFM from the coding sequence ATGTTTTCTAGAGTCCCGGCAAAGTCTATAGCTAGGTTTCGTTGCGTATCGGAATCCATTCATCGTCGTCCTGATGTCACAGAGCAGTCCCTGACTAAGTCTATGTCTCGTCCACGGCTCTTGTTTGCCTTGGAAGTTAATAAagatttattgtttttctcttcaccTCAACCTCAAAATCCATATGATAACTCTTCTCTTGTAGCCACCCCATATAAGCGTTTTCCGAAATATTTGCCAACCAGAATCTGTACAACGCTCGGTGGATTGGTCTTCCTTCAGAAATggctaagaaaaaaaacgcgGGTGATTTGTAACCCTGTCAGTGGAGATTATATAACCTTACCCAAAGTGAAAGCCACTGGTGTTGGAGAAAGCTATTTTGGCTTTGATCCGATCACCAAACAGTTCAAAGTGTTGTGTATGACGTGGTCACGTTATGGAACACCCAATACTCACCAGGTTTTGACATTGGAGACTGGAAAACGTTTATGGAGGACGATCCAAGATCCAATACTTCCCCATTATCGTAGTTTTGATAGAATATGCATAAATGGTGTTTTGTACTACGGAGCTGATTTTGAAGAATCTCAATCTTCTAAGATAGTTTGCTTCGACTTTAGGTTTGAGAAATTCAGCTTTATTAACATAGCTGATGAAGGCATGTTCCGTGGGAGTTATAAATGGACTTTGTTCAACTACAAAGGTAAATTAGGTGCACATCAATATTCAAGAAACGGCGAACTTGTATTGTGGGTTCTTGAAGATGCTGAAAACCATAAATGGTCCAAAAGTATATGCATATTGCCACCTATAGTCCACAACAGCAGGATTGTTGGAGTGACGGGTACGGGAGAGATTGTGTTTTCACCTTACGCGTGCTATATGCCCAGCcctttctatattttcttctacaaTATCCAGACGAAGACTTGTACAAGAGTGCATGTTAAGGGATTTGAAGAGTTTAAGCATAATTTCACTCTCCTTCACACTTTTCTAGACTTTGTTGAGGATACGAAGTTTATGTAA
- a CDS encoding uncharacterized protein (unknown protein; Has 30201 Blast hits to 17322 proteins in 780 species: Archae - 12; Bacteria - 1396; Metazoa - 17338; Fungi - 3422; Plants - 5037; Viruses - 0; Other Eukaryotes - 2996 (source: NCBI BLink).) translates to MISKPYNRLKGNNSGEKWMACRAFIDTQRHLALDFNGNHECILMI, encoded by the coding sequence ATGATTTCAAAACCTTACAATAGACTGAAGGGTAATAACTCTGGTGAAAAATGGATGGCCTGCAGAGCTTTTATCGATACGCAACGACACTTAGCTTTAGACTTTAATGGCAATCACGAGTGTATATTGATGATATGA
- a CDS encoding F-box and associated interaction domains-containing protein (F-box and associated interaction domains-containing protein; CONTAINS InterPro DOMAIN/s: F-box domain, cyclin-like (InterPro:IPR001810), F-box associated domain, type 3 (InterPro:IPR013187), F-box domain, Skp2-like (InterPro:IPR022364), F-box associated interaction domain (InterPro:IPR017451); BEST Arabidopsis thaliana protein match is: F-box associated ubiquitination effector family protein (TAIR:AT1G53360.1); Has 1197 Blast hits to 1156 proteins in 31 species: Archae - 0; Bacteria - 0; Metazoa - 0; Fungi - 0; Plants - 1197; Viruses - 0; Other Eukaryotes - 0 (source: NCBI BLink).), giving the protein MEKLKQQFSKDRLITPSSNLVRNYIDSIPVDLLIDILSRFPPKSIARFYCVSKLWESILRGPDFTELYLTKSVALRRLFFALKVNTELLVFSSPQPQIPDENSSLVVEATPYKCFPKKIPTEICTALGGLFITLPKLKTIGTKRFSFGYDPISKKFKVLCVTWSPCGTLPNIHQVLTLETGERLWRTIHDPVIPRYSINYDAICINGVLYSEAYYQGSSKIVCFDFKIEKVSFVNIDGMCNLRLFNCKGKLGVHQYDVQSRNEKLVFHVLEDAEKHKWSKSICILPSVVSGKRIVEITCTGEIVFSPSGGSLHPFYIFFYNIERKTYTRVQIKGFKKYADCVHTFLDFVEDTKLI; this is encoded by the exons ATGGAAAAACTGAAGCAGCAGTTCTCAAAGGATCGTTTGATCACACCATCGTCGAACTTGGTAAGAAACTACATAGACTCAATCCCAGTTGATCTTCTTATTGATATATTATCGAGATTTCCCCCAAAATCTATAGCTAGGTTTTATTGCGTATCGAAATTATGGGAATCCATACTTCGTGGTCCTGATTTCACGGAGCTGTACCTGACTAAATCTGTAGCTCTTCGAAGGCTCTTTTTCGCCCTCAAAGTTAATACAGAGTTATTGGTTTTCTCTTCACCTCAACCTCAAATTCCAGATGAGAACTCTTCTCTTGTAGTTGAAGCCACTCCTTATAAGTGTTTTCCCAAAAAAATTCCAACTGAAATCTGCACCGCGCTCGGTGGCTTG TTCATAACCTTACCCAAACTGAAAACGATAGGAACTAAGAGATTCAGTTTTGGCTATGATCCTATCAGCAAAAAGTTCAAAGTGTTGTGTGTGACATGGTCACCTTGTGGAACACTACCCAATATCCATCAGGTTTTGACATTGGAGACTGGAGAACGTTTATGGCGGACGATCCACGACCCAGTAATTCCACGTTATTCTATTAATTATGATGCAATATGCATAAATGGTGTTTTGTATTCTGAAGCTTATTATCAAGGATCTTCTAAGATAGTTTGTTTTGACTTTAAGATTGAGAAAGTCAGCTTTGTTAACATTGATGGCATGTGCAATTTGCGTTTGTTCAACTGCAAAGGTAAATTAGGTGTACATCAGTATGACGTTCAGTCTAGAAACGAAAAACTTGTGTTCCATGTTCTAGAAGATGCTGAAAAACATAAATGGTCCAAAAGTATATGCATATTGCCATCCGTAGTCTCCGGGAAAAGGATTGTTGAAATTACTTGTACGGGAGAGATTGTGTTTTCGCCATCCGGGGGCTCTCTACACCCTTTCTACATTTTCTTCTACAATATCGAGAGAAAGACTTATACAAGAGTCCAAATCAAGGGATTTAAAAAGTATGCTGATTGCGTTCACACTTTTCTAGACTTTGTAGAGGATACGAAGTTGATTTAA
- a CDS encoding F-box and associated interaction domains-containing protein: MEKLKQQFSKDRLITPSSNLVRNYIDSIPVDLLIDILSRFPPKSIARFYCVSKLWESILRGPDFTELYLTKSVALRRLFFALKVNTELLVFSSPQPQIPDENSSLVVEATPYKCFPKKIPTEICTALGGLVFLGTFLSRQPLVIVNPLTGEFITLPKLKTIGTKRFSFGYDPISKKFKVLCVTWSPCGTLPNIHQVLTLETGERLWRTIHDPVIPRYSINYDAICINGVLYSEAYYQGSSKIVCFDFKIEKVSFVNIDGMCNLRLFNCKGKLGVHQYDVQSRNEKLVFHVLEDAEKHKWSKSICILPSVVSGKRIVEITCTGEIVFSPSGGSLHPFYIFFYNIERKTYTRVQIKGFKKYADCVHTFLDFVEDTKLI; encoded by the coding sequence ATGGAAAAACTGAAGCAGCAGTTCTCAAAGGATCGTTTGATCACACCATCGTCGAACTTGGTAAGAAACTACATAGACTCAATCCCAGTTGATCTTCTTATTGATATATTATCGAGATTTCCCCCAAAATCTATAGCTAGGTTTTATTGCGTATCGAAATTATGGGAATCCATACTTCGTGGTCCTGATTTCACGGAGCTGTACCTGACTAAATCTGTAGCTCTTCGAAGGCTCTTTTTCGCCCTCAAAGTTAATACAGAGTTATTGGTTTTCTCTTCACCTCAACCTCAAATTCCAGATGAGAACTCTTCTCTTGTAGTTGAAGCCACTCCTTATAAGTGTTTTCCCAAAAAAATTCCAACTGAAATCTGCACCGCGCTCGGTGGCTTGGTTTTCCTTGGGACATTTCTAAGCAGACAACCCCTGGTGATTGTTAACCCTCTCACTGGAGAGTTCATAACCTTACCCAAACTGAAAACGATAGGAACTAAGAGATTCAGTTTTGGCTATGATCCTATCAGCAAAAAGTTCAAAGTGTTGTGTGTGACATGGTCACCTTGTGGAACACTACCCAATATCCATCAGGTTTTGACATTGGAGACTGGAGAACGTTTATGGCGGACGATCCACGACCCAGTAATTCCACGTTATTCTATTAATTATGATGCAATATGCATAAATGGTGTTTTGTATTCTGAAGCTTATTATCAAGGATCTTCTAAGATAGTTTGTTTTGACTTTAAGATTGAGAAAGTCAGCTTTGTTAACATTGATGGCATGTGCAATTTGCGTTTGTTCAACTGCAAAGGTAAATTAGGTGTACATCAGTATGACGTTCAGTCTAGAAACGAAAAACTTGTGTTCCATGTTCTAGAAGATGCTGAAAAACATAAATGGTCCAAAAGTATATGCATATTGCCATCCGTAGTCTCCGGGAAAAGGATTGTTGAAATTACTTGTACGGGAGAGATTGTGTTTTCGCCATCCGGGGGCTCTCTACACCCTTTCTACATTTTCTTCTACAATATCGAGAGAAAGACTTATACAAGAGTCCAAATCAAGGGATTTAAAAAGTATGCTGATTGCGTTCACACTTTTCTAGACTTTGTAGAGGATACGAAGTTGATTTAA